A stretch of Pseudomonas sp. CCC3.1 DNA encodes these proteins:
- a CDS encoding WYL domain-containing protein, giving the protein MKRKQSIEQVRWDLALRYRLIETVAWWEGRLTTGHLMQSFGISRQQASKDINTYITEHAPKNLTYDKKIKGYVPGKAFTPLFIDDSASAYLHLLYQNNERAPHIDGLALAYAHTKVLEVPDRPIRPEVLRPLLKACRDGLRLETEYVSLNTPNVEIRLIAPHTLVYTGMRWHVRAYCEKNGQYRDFVLSRLRGQPDLLDESQNTRELDEDWNTEIPVIFAADGRLNAAQKSIIETDFGMTDGQLVVPSRRALVKYVLQRYQIDPRNQATNPEAQQIVATNLKELRPWLMND; this is encoded by the coding sequence ATGAAACGCAAGCAGTCCATCGAACAGGTCCGCTGGGATCTGGCACTTCGCTATCGTTTGATTGAGACCGTTGCCTGGTGGGAGGGCCGGTTGACCACGGGACACTTGATGCAGAGCTTCGGTATCAGTCGCCAGCAGGCGTCCAAGGACATCAACACCTACATCACGGAACATGCGCCTAAAAACCTTACATATGACAAAAAAATAAAAGGCTACGTGCCCGGCAAGGCGTTCACGCCGCTGTTCATCGACGACAGCGCAAGCGCCTATTTGCACCTGCTCTACCAGAACAACGAACGCGCTCCTCACATTGATGGGCTCGCCCTGGCTTACGCTCACACCAAGGTGCTGGAAGTCCCGGATCGCCCGATCCGGCCGGAAGTCCTGCGCCCATTGCTCAAGGCCTGTCGCGATGGCCTGCGCCTGGAAACCGAGTACGTATCGCTCAACACACCAAACGTGGAAATTCGACTGATCGCCCCTCACACACTGGTCTACACCGGTATGCGCTGGCATGTGCGGGCTTACTGCGAGAAGAACGGCCAGTACCGCGACTTTGTACTCAGCCGCCTGCGGGGCCAGCCGGATTTGCTCGATGAATCGCAGAATACTCGCGAGCTGGATGAAGACTGGAATACCGAGATTCCCGTCATTTTTGCAGCCGATGGACGGCTGAACGCGGCGCAGAAGTCAATCATCGAAACCGACTTTGGCATGACTGATGGCCAGCTGGTAGTGCCCAGTCGTAGAGCGCTGGTGAAGTATGTATTGCAACGCTATCAGATCGACCCGAGAAATCAGGCCACTAACCCCGAGGCACAGCAAATCGTGGCAACCAACCTCAAGGAGTTGCGCCCCTGGCTCATGAATGACTGA
- a CDS encoding ADP-ribosylglycohydrolase family protein — translation MNRLERIKGCLLGGAVGDALGAPVEFLEWSVIEARFGPQGIIDFVPAYGITAAITDDTQMMLFTAEGLLRAYVRGSSRGACHVPDVIHHSLLRWLITQGHAAAIPVDRDGWLFEQPALWSRRTPGTTCLTALKASPRLGAVAENNSKGCGALMRAAPCAFFANAFDYAAQSGRLTHGHPTGYLAAGMFADILQRIVDREDSLEHAITQSLAQYGQVPGMEETRALIERVLFFFYEGYQPTAQRIGELGGGWVAEETLAIGLWCALAASSLEEGVIRAVNHGGDSDSTGLITGHLLGAQYGATAIPARWLEQLELREVIEQVAEDLERVPREYCGVGGVFDQQIELAYPGS, via the coding sequence ATGAACAGACTTGAACGGATCAAAGGCTGCCTGCTGGGAGGCGCTGTTGGCGACGCGTTAGGCGCCCCAGTGGAGTTTCTCGAGTGGTCGGTAATCGAAGCCAGGTTCGGTCCACAGGGAATCATCGATTTTGTTCCGGCGTACGGTATCACCGCCGCCATTACCGATGACACTCAGATGATGCTTTTTACCGCGGAAGGCTTGTTGCGGGCCTACGTGCGCGGTAGCTCACGAGGGGCTTGCCACGTCCCTGACGTCATTCATCATTCACTACTGCGATGGCTGATAACCCAGGGTCACGCTGCTGCGATACCGGTTGATCGAGACGGGTGGTTGTTCGAGCAACCGGCGCTCTGGTCTCGGCGCACACCTGGTACTACCTGTCTCACTGCACTCAAGGCCAGTCCACGGCTGGGCGCTGTGGCCGAGAACAACAGTAAAGGCTGTGGTGCCCTGATGCGAGCCGCACCTTGCGCCTTCTTTGCAAACGCCTTTGACTACGCTGCCCAGTCAGGACGCCTGACTCACGGGCATCCTACGGGCTATCTGGCGGCCGGGATGTTTGCCGATATTCTCCAGCGCATTGTCGATAGAGAAGACAGCCTGGAACACGCGATCACTCAGAGCCTGGCCCAATACGGTCAAGTTCCCGGTATGGAAGAAACACGAGCCCTCATTGAGCGTGTTCTCTTCTTCTTTTACGAGGGCTACCAGCCCACCGCGCAACGAATAGGCGAACTCGGTGGTGGCTGGGTCGCCGAAGAAACGCTGGCTATCGGATTGTGGTGCGCCCTGGCAGCCTCCTCGTTAGAAGAGGGCGTGATCAGAGCGGTGAATCACGGTGGTGATAGCGACAGTACCGGGCTCATCACCGGGCATTTGTTGGGGGCACAGTATGGTGCTACAGCGATTCCTGCTCGATGGTTAGAGCAACTGGAATTGCGTGAGGTGATTGAGCAGGTAGCTGAGGATCTTGAGCGCGTGCCGCGTGAGTACTGTGGGGTTGGCGGCGTGTTCGATCAGCAGATCGAATTGGCATATCCCGGGAGTTGA